A region from the Salvelinus sp. IW2-2015 linkage group LG21, ASM291031v2, whole genome shotgun sequence genome encodes:
- the LOC111982401 gene encoding LOW QUALITY PROTEIN: inactive rhomboid protein 2-like (The sequence of the model RefSeq protein was modified relative to this genomic sequence to represent the inferred CDS: inserted 2 bases in 2 codons; deleted 1 base in 1 codon) encodes MSVKTASCQRTPHSPTPDTLMSGCSRLQNLDLPPGPGYSKHSILPEDAALPNTRHLNDTLQPSVSRTWPSPRPPATDDASVISEISDDLIHLGAKFSPCIRKDSQIVSLIQKAKDQERESGCCVXAKFSPCIRKDSQIVSLIQKAKDQERESGCCVQNDNSGCVQTLSNDCSESLATFMKWRDEDVDIRRSSGSVCHQDPRTCEEPASAEPHVWPDDITHWPICTSPRKTNLTGYRHMDCNLKGRPCCIGTKGRCEITTREYCSFMHGYFHEEATXCSQIHCLDEVCGLLPFLNPDXPDQVYRLALLYTGLLHCLVSVVFQMTILRDLEKLAGWVRISIVYVLSGITGNLASALFLPYRAEVGPAGSQFGLLACLFVELLQGWQMLEKPWKAFLKLVGIVFFLFLCGLLPWIDNIAHIFGFLSGLLLSFAFLPYVTFGDFDKYRKRVLILLSLLVYLGLLSSLVVWFYIYPINWHWLEHLTCLPFTNKFCEKYDIDHVVH; translated from the exons atgtcgg TAAAGACAGCATCCTGCCAGAGGACGCCGCACTCCCCAACACCTGACACCTTAATGTCAGGCTGCAGCCGTCTGCAGAACCTGGACCTCCCCCCCGGCCCCGGCTACAG TAAACACAGCATCCTGCCAGAGGACGCCGCACTCCCCAACACCCGACACCTTAATGATACGTTGCAGCCGTCTGTCAGCAGAACCTGGCCCTCCCCCCGGCCTCCGGCTACAGATGATGCCAGTGTCATCTCAGAAATCTCT GATGACCTAATCCACCTTGGGGCCAAGTTCTCCCCGTGTATCCGCAAGGACAGCCAGATAGTCAGTCTCATCCAGAAAGCCAAGGACCAGGAGAGAGAGTCAGGCTGCTGTGTACANGCCAAGTTCTCCCCGTGTATCCGCAAGGACAGCCAGATAGTCAGTCTCATCCAGAAAGCCAAGGACCAGGAGAGAGAGTCAGGCTGCTGTGTACAGAACGACAACTCGGGCTGTGTCCAGACCCTCAGCAACGACTGCTCG GAGTCATTGGCCACCTTCATGAAATGGAGGGATGAAGATGTGGACATTCGGAGGTCGTCAGGCTCTGTGTGTCACCAGGACCCCAG GACCTGTGAAGAGCCCGCCTCAGCAGAGCCTCACGTCTGGCCCGATGACATCACACATTGGCCG atctgtacctcccCCCGCAAGACGAACCTGACAGGCTACAGACACATGGACTGTAACCTCAAGGGACGACCCTGCTGCATAGGAACTAAGGGCCGGTGTGAGATAACC ACGAGAGAGTACTGCTCCTTCATGCACGGTTACTTCCACGAGGAGGCCA TCTGCTCCCAG ATCCACTGTCTGGATGAGGTGTGTGGCCTCCTGCCCTTCCTCAACCCTG GTCCCGACCAGGTCTACAGGCTGGCTCTCCTCTACACAGG CCTCCTCCACTGCCTGGTGTCCGTAGTGTTCCAGATGACTATCCTGAGAGACCTGGAGAAGCTGGCTGGCTGGGTCCGCATCTCCATCGTCTACGTCCTCTCTGGCATCACCGGCAACCTGGCCAGCGCCCTCTTCCTCCCCTACAGAGCcgag GTTGGCCCAGCTGGCTCCCAGTTCGGGCTGCTTGCCTGCCTGTTTGTGGAACTCCTCCAGGGCTGGCAGATGCTGGAGAAGCCGTGGAAGGCCTTCCTCAAGCTGGTGGGCATCGTCTTCTTCCTGTTCCTGTGTGGCTTGCTGCCCTGGATCGACAACATCGCCCACATCTTCGGCTTCCTCAGCGGCCTACTCCTCTCCTTTGCCTTCCTGCCCTACGTGACGTTCGGCGACTTCGACAAGTACCGAAAGCGTGTCCTCATCCTGCTGTCGCTGCTGGTCTACCTGGGCCTGCTCTCCTCGCTGGTCGTCTGGTTCTATATCTACCCCATCAACTGGCACTGGCTGGAGCACCTCACCTGCCTGCCCTTCACCAACAAGTTCTGCGAGAAGTACGACATCGACCATGTGGTGCACTAG